In Deltaproteobacteria bacterium, one DNA window encodes the following:
- a CDS encoding sugar kinase, with product MTEMFVTGLGQCSLDCIVVVDGFPREDTKKEVEAVTVEGGGPAATAMVALSRLGVATALMGRVSDDDAGRAIRRGLRAEGVDTRWLRTEKGGLSQRAFIVADRARGTRTIFWRRPTTAPLRPGEVAASVIRRSDFLLVDGLMMDASLHAAALARAFSVPVMVDAGRVRPGMMRLLGLCDYIVASEEFAGELAPTSRGAIDEVLALRGKEPPRAVTVTLGGRGSETWCAGRFFHTPAYEVEVVDTTGAGDVFHGGYIYGLLRRWPIRRTVRFASALAALKCRAAGGRAAIATLEETLAFMERASTVRPS from the coding sequence GTGACTGAGATGTTCGTCACCGGCCTCGGTCAGTGTTCCCTCGACTGCATCGTCGTGGTGGACGGTTTTCCCCGCGAGGACACGAAAAAGGAGGTCGAGGCCGTGACCGTCGAGGGCGGAGGGCCCGCCGCGACGGCCATGGTGGCCCTTTCCCGCCTCGGCGTGGCCACGGCGCTCATGGGCCGCGTAAGCGACGACGACGCCGGAAGGGCCATACGCAGGGGCCTGAGGGCCGAGGGCGTCGATACGCGGTGGCTGCGCACCGAGAAGGGGGGTCTTTCCCAGCGGGCCTTCATAGTGGCCGACAGGGCCAGGGGCACGAGGACCATATTCTGGCGCCGTCCGACGACGGCTCCGCTGCGTCCCGGCGAGGTGGCGGCGTCGGTCATAAGAAGAAGCGACTTCCTCCTTGTGGACGGGCTGATGATGGATGCCTCGCTTCATGCCGCGGCCCTGGCCCGCGCCTTCTCGGTGCCCGTCATGGTCGACGCCGGGAGGGTTCGGCCCGGCATGATGAGGCTGCTCGGCCTGTGCGACTACATCGTGGCTTCCGAGGAGTTCGCAGGGGAACTCGCCCCCACTTCCCGCGGGGCCATCGACGAGGTGCTGGCCCTGCGCGGCAAAGAGCCTCCCCGGGCCGTGACCGTAACGCTCGGCGGCCGCGGAAGCGAGACGTGGTGCGCGGGCCGCTTCTTTCACACCCCGGCCTACGAGGTGGAGGTCGTAGACACCACGGGCGCGGGGGACGTCTTTCACGGAGGCTACATCTACGGGCTGCTCCGCCGCTGGCCCATAAGGCGCACCGTGCGCTTCGCCTCGGCCCTGGCGGCCCTGAAGTGCAGGGCCGCGGGCGGGCGCGCCGCCATCGCCACCCTCGAAGAGACGCTCGCCTTCATGGAACGGGCCTCCACCGTCCGGCCTTCGTGA
- a CDS encoding TVP38/TMEM64 family protein → MKKSTVRFAGLVAFIVAAAVAVRVGGGDRYLDQEVLRRWIAGFGPAGPLAYILLYSLAPVLMLPGLPITVVGGVLFGPFWGVVYVAVGANMGACLAFLAARYMGRRWVESLIEKKGGGGRLAELDRRVETEGWKIVAFTRLIPLFPFNVLNYAFGLTSIRFSHYAAASFVFMLPGITAYVVFSSSLLDVLKGRLSKEFVAGLVLVVAVSLLPFVYRRMKGRF, encoded by the coding sequence ATGAAGAAGAGCACGGTCAGGTTTGCGGGGTTGGTGGCTTTCATCGTTGCGGCGGCCGTTGCCGTGCGTGTCGGGGGGGGTGATCGGTATCTCGATCAGGAGGTCTTGAGGCGGTGGATCGCCGGTTTCGGTCCCGCCGGTCCTCTTGCCTACATACTCCTTTACAGTCTCGCGCCGGTGCTGATGCTGCCCGGTCTGCCCATAACCGTTGTGGGAGGGGTGCTCTTCGGTCCCTTCTGGGGGGTCGTCTACGTGGCGGTGGGCGCTAACATGGGGGCCTGTCTCGCTTTTCTCGCGGCCAGGTATATGGGACGGCGGTGGGTGGAGTCGCTCATCGAGAAGAAGGGAGGGGGCGGAAGGCTCGCCGAGCTCGACCGCCGCGTCGAGACCGAGGGGTGGAAGATAGTGGCCTTCACGCGGCTCATACCGCTCTTTCCCTTCAATGTGCTCAACTACGCCTTCGGGCTCACGAGCATACGCTTCAGCCACTATGCGGCGGCCTCCTTCGTCTTCATGCTCCCGGGCATAACGGCCTACGTCGTCTTCTCGAGCTCGCTTCTCGATGTGCTCAAGGGAAGGTTGTCAAAGGAGTTCGTAGCCGGGCTCGTCCTCGTCGTCGCCGTCTCGCTCCTACCATTCGTGTACAGGCGCATGAAGGGTCGCTTCTGA
- a CDS encoding aminotransferase class V-fold PLP-dependent enzyme → MRDKPPMDLERLRGAFPVTHELVYLNHAAVAPASTSVAAAVVDFMRENVRFGALHYDRWLARAEEVRAMAARLIDASPSEVAFVKNTSTAISIVANGIDWREGDNVVTAECEFPANVYPWMNLASRGVETRFVKEREGRVRVGDIAAAMDGRTRLVSISWVEFLSGYRNDLAAVGRLCRERGALFCVDAIQGLGALRLSVRDTPVDFLAADGHKWLLGPEGIGLFYCSERVIDRLHPAVVGWNSVVDAGEYLPHRFKLKEDAGKFEEGSPNMLGIHALGGALSLIEEAGIDGIEARVLALTARIMEGLDGAGAEVLSPRGEGERSGIVLFNAPAGRKGNGELFGRLMKNRVFCSLRSGFLRVSPHFYNTEEEIDRFIGVVEGGP, encoded by the coding sequence GTGAGGGATAAGCCGCCCATGGACCTCGAAAGGTTGAGGGGGGCCTTTCCCGTCACCCACGAGCTCGTCTACCTCAACCACGCCGCCGTGGCGCCGGCCTCGACGAGTGTTGCCGCCGCCGTCGTGGACTTCATGCGCGAGAACGTCCGTTTCGGGGCGCTCCACTATGACCGCTGGCTCGCCCGCGCCGAAGAGGTCCGGGCCATGGCGGCCCGTCTCATCGACGCCTCGCCTTCGGAGGTGGCCTTCGTTAAGAACACCTCCACGGCCATCTCCATCGTGGCCAACGGCATCGACTGGAGAGAGGGCGACAACGTGGTGACCGCCGAGTGCGAGTTCCCGGCGAACGTCTACCCCTGGATGAACCTCGCCTCCCGGGGCGTTGAGACGCGCTTTGTGAAGGAAAGGGAGGGGCGCGTGAGGGTCGGGGATATAGCGGCCGCCATGGACGGGCGCACGCGCCTTGTGAGCATAAGCTGGGTCGAGTTCCTCTCGGGCTACCGAAACGACCTGGCCGCCGTGGGACGGCTCTGCCGCGAGCGGGGCGCCCTCTTCTGCGTCGACGCCATCCAGGGCCTGGGAGCGCTCAGGCTCTCGGTCAGGGATACGCCCGTGGACTTCCTGGCCGCCGACGGCCACAAGTGGCTTCTCGGCCCGGAAGGCATCGGCCTCTTCTACTGCTCGGAGAGGGTGATCGACCGGCTCCACCCGGCGGTCGTGGGGTGGAACAGCGTTGTCGATGCGGGAGAGTATCTGCCCCACCGCTTCAAGCTCAAGGAGGACGCCGGCAAGTTCGAGGAGGGAAGCCCCAACATGCTCGGCATCCACGCCCTCGGCGGCGCGCTCTCGCTCATCGAGGAGGCCGGTATCGACGGGATAGAGGCGCGGGTGCTCGCACTGACGGCGCGCATCATGGAGGGGCTCGACGGGGCCGGCGCAGAGGTCCTGAGCCCACGGGGCGAGGGCGAACGCTCTGGAATAGTGCTCTTCAACGCCCCCGCCGGGCGGAAGGGCAACGGCGAGCTCTTCGGACGGCTCATGAAAAACCGCGTCTTCTGCTCGCTTCGAAGCGGCTTTCTCAGGGTCTCTCCCCACTTCTACAACACCGAAGAGGAGATCGACCGCTTCATCGGCGTCGTGGAGGGGGGTCCGTAG
- a CDS encoding radical SAM protein yields the protein MARKKRLIIPIFIPFGGCPHRCVFCDQGAVTGARSMPSEADVAATVELYLSTWKGGGPREAAFYGGTFTALPEPVQRRYLAAAAAFVRAGRLDSLRVSTRPDAVDEKRAGLLKEQGVRTVELGVQSMDDEVLRLSGRGHTAAHTVRAVEVLGAAGMEVGLQLMPGLPGDTPARFEATVRAALDLTPHFLRIYPTVVMAGTTLHEMYLDGGFEPWGLDETVEACAAALRLARKAGVPVVRIGLPQGPELGERVVAGPYHPSLRSLAQARAVNQSKEVDQ from the coding sequence ATGGCCCGCAAGAAACGACTGATCATACCGATCTTCATACCCTTCGGCGGCTGCCCCCACCGCTGCGTCTTCTGCGATCAGGGGGCGGTCACGGGCGCGCGGTCCATGCCCTCCGAGGCCGACGTGGCGGCCACGGTGGAGCTCTATCTCTCTACGTGGAAGGGAGGCGGTCCAAGGGAGGCGGCATTCTACGGCGGCACCTTCACGGCCCTGCCCGAGCCGGTGCAGCGCCGCTACCTCGCCGCGGCTGCCGCGTTTGTGAGGGCGGGCAGGCTCGACTCGCTCAGGGTCTCCACCAGGCCCGACGCCGTGGATGAGAAAAGGGCCGGCCTTCTCAAGGAGCAGGGCGTAAGGACCGTGGAGCTCGGCGTCCAGTCGATGGACGACGAGGTCCTGCGCCTGTCGGGAAGGGGACACACCGCGGCCCACACGGTGAGGGCCGTCGAGGTGCTCGGGGCCGCAGGCATGGAGGTGGGGCTGCAGCTCATGCCCGGGCTTCCGGGCGACACGCCGGCCCGCTTCGAGGCGACCGTCCGGGCCGCCCTGGACTTGACACCGCACTTCCTCAGGATATATCCTACAGTAGTGATGGCCGGAACGACGCTGCACGAGATGTATCTCGACGGCGGGTTCGAGCCCTGGGGCCTGGACGAGACCGTCGAGGCCTGCGCCGCGGCGCTACGCCTTGCGCGCAAGGCGGGCGTGCCCGTCGTGAGAATCGGGCTGCCCCAGGGGCCGGAGCTCGGCGAAAGAGTCGTCGCCGGGCCGTACCACCCTTCGCTGCGCAGCCTCGCCCAAGCGCGAGCGGTCAATCAAAGCAAGGAGGTAGACCAATAA
- the rnc gene encoding ribonuclease III yields the protein MEDKKTTAQRREELLAGLEQRLGVRFEDRALLNQAFTHRSYLNESDDEELECNERLEFLGDAVLSCVVSRLLYERFADVDEGELTRLRARLVNKRMLAELARRLELGSCLLLGRGERLSQGMKNPTLLANVFEAVVAAVYLEKGFDGAFDFIVRHFDGLFQEAASELVHFDWKPRLQELSQRLFGTQPSYRVVSEEGPAHERIFEVEVKVGERVLGRAASRRKKDAEQLAARQAVAAIDKGREKPA from the coding sequence ATGGAAGACAAGAAGACGACGGCGCAGCGCCGTGAAGAACTGCTCGCAGGGCTTGAGCAGAGGCTGGGCGTCAGGTTCGAGGACCGCGCCCTGCTGAACCAGGCCTTCACGCACCGCTCGTACCTGAACGAGAGCGACGACGAGGAACTGGAGTGCAACGAACGGCTCGAATTCCTCGGCGACGCCGTACTCTCCTGTGTCGTGAGCAGGCTCCTCTACGAGAGGTTCGCCGACGTGGACGAAGGAGAGCTTACGAGGCTGAGGGCGCGGCTCGTGAACAAGCGGATGCTCGCCGAGCTCGCCCGCCGCCTCGAGCTCGGGAGCTGCCTGCTCCTGGGCCGGGGCGAGCGGCTCTCGCAGGGCATGAAGAACCCCACACTCCTGGCCAACGTCTTCGAGGCCGTCGTTGCGGCCGTCTATCTCGAAAAGGGGTTCGACGGCGCCTTCGACTTCATTGTCCGGCACTTCGACGGTCTATTCCAGGAAGCGGCATCCGAGCTCGTCCACTTCGACTGGAAGCCGAGACTCCAGGAGCTCTCGCAGCGGCTCTTCGGCACCCAGCCCAGCTACAGGGTCGTGAGCGAGGAGGGACCGGCCCACGAGCGGATATTCGAGGTGGAGGTGAAGGTGGGAGAGCGCGTGCTCGGACGCGCCGCCTCGCGCCGCAAAAAGGACGCCGAACAGCTTGCGGCCCGCCAGGCCGTGGCCGCCATCGACAAAGGCCGGGAAAAGCCCGCTTGA
- the mtaB gene encoding tRNA (N(6)-L-threonylcarbamoyladenosine(37)-C(2))-methylthiotransferase MtaB, with amino-acid sequence MDRGGPEVKGAKEPRLRVSVTTLGCRSNQYDSAAMEELAAAGGFETVAFPAPADAYVINTCTVTARTDAQSRNLVRRARRLNPEAVVIVTGCYAQVSPGEAAAIEGVDYVLGNAEKARIVEYISRGRRSGAETAVSGNGRATFPAMRARSAGGRARANLKIQDGCDRRCSYCIIPAARGPSRSMAIEEALAEMEALAEAGFAEVVLTGIHLGAYGRDLSPRRSLAELLERVEASNLRIRVRLSSIDPDEVDERMIELLSGASRVCNHLHLPLQSGDDSVLRRMNRPYDRRLFARLVERLAGAVDGVAIGADVMAGFPGEGEREFANTVELIEELPLAYLHVFPFSRRKGTAAAAMAEQVDSAIIKERAARLRELDGEKRRAFCSRFVGREAAVLIEGKGNGAVLRGRSRNYLPVALSGPDDLMGREASVRLSGFDGSVMRGELAG; translated from the coding sequence ATGGATAGAGGAGGCCCTGAGGTGAAGGGGGCGAAGGAGCCGAGGCTGCGGGTCTCGGTGACGACGCTGGGATGCCGCTCGAACCAGTACGACTCGGCGGCCATGGAGGAGCTCGCCGCGGCGGGCGGCTTCGAGACCGTGGCCTTTCCGGCCCCTGCCGACGCCTACGTGATAAACACCTGTACGGTGACGGCCCGCACCGACGCCCAGTCGAGAAACCTCGTGCGCCGGGCGCGGCGCCTCAATCCAGAGGCCGTCGTCATCGTCACGGGCTGCTACGCCCAGGTCTCACCGGGCGAGGCGGCGGCCATCGAGGGCGTGGACTACGTGCTCGGCAACGCCGAAAAGGCCCGCATCGTCGAGTACATAAGCCGCGGCCGCCGCAGCGGCGCCGAGACCGCCGTGAGCGGAAACGGCCGCGCCACCTTTCCCGCCATGCGGGCAAGGAGCGCCGGCGGTCGCGCGAGGGCGAACCTCAAGATACAGGACGGCTGCGACAGGCGGTGCTCCTACTGCATAATCCCCGCGGCGAGGGGACCTTCGCGGAGCATGGCCATCGAGGAAGCCCTCGCCGAGATGGAGGCCCTGGCCGAGGCAGGCTTCGCCGAGGTGGTGCTGACGGGCATCCACCTCGGCGCCTACGGCCGGGACCTCTCGCCCAGGCGCTCGCTCGCGGAACTGCTCGAACGGGTCGAGGCGTCGAACCTGCGCATCCGCGTAAGGCTCAGCTCGATAGACCCCGACGAGGTGGACGAACGCATGATCGAGCTCCTGAGCGGCGCATCCCGGGTCTGCAACCACCTCCACCTGCCGCTCCAGAGCGGAGACGACTCCGTACTGAGGCGCATGAACCGCCCATACGACAGGCGCCTCTTCGCAAGGCTCGTGGAGCGGCTCGCCGGGGCCGTGGACGGCGTGGCCATAGGCGCGGACGTCATGGCCGGCTTTCCCGGCGAGGGGGAGCGGGAGTTCGCCAACACGGTGGAGCTCATCGAGGAACTGCCGCTTGCCTACCTGCACGTCTTCCCCTTCTCAAGACGCAAGGGGACGGCGGCCGCCGCCATGGCGGAGCAGGTCGATTCTGCTATAATAAAGGAGCGCGCGGCCCGGCTCCGCGAGCTCGACGGGGAAAAGCGCCGCGCCTTCTGCTCGCGCTTTGTGGGCCGCGAGGCGGCGGTGCTCATCGAGGGAAAGGGGAACGGCGCCGTGCTGCGGGGCCGGTCCCGCAACTACCTGCCCGTTGCGCTCTCCGGCCCCGACGATCTCATGGGCCGCGAGGCGTCGGTGCGGCTTTCGGGGTTCGACGGCTCCGTCATGAGGGGTGAGCTTGCGGGATGA
- the mnmA gene encoding tRNA 2-thiouridine(34) synthase MnmA produces MSNGKVMVAMSGGVDSSVAAALLKERGWEVIGVSMQLWDHSVEEDAAGAGAGSCCSLDDLYDARRVAHALGIPYYVMNLEREFRSAVVDYFVESYAAGATPNPCIKCNEVMKFRVLLRKARAMGIGLLATGHYARIAPGPRGPRLLRGVDGRKDQSYFLFTMTADELSSVLFPIGGMTKDEVRAEARRLGLGTSEKAESQEICFIPRGGRGDFLAGRIGGGGGEIVDTAGRVLGRHRGLYRYTVGQRRGLDLPDGPYYVVEIDSGADRLVVGRSEELLARGLTAGRVNWINGAAAEGELTAKIRYRHGGVACRVERLGADRVSVDFARPQRAVAPGQAVVFYSGDEVVGGGWIEEALR; encoded by the coding sequence ATGTCAAACGGGAAGGTAATGGTGGCGATGAGCGGCGGGGTGGACTCGTCGGTGGCCGCGGCGCTTCTGAAGGAGCGTGGCTGGGAGGTCATAGGCGTCTCCATGCAGCTCTGGGACCACTCGGTCGAGGAAGACGCCGCCGGGGCGGGGGCCGGTTCGTGCTGTTCGCTCGACGACCTCTACGACGCAAGGCGCGTGGCCCACGCCCTCGGCATACCCTACTACGTTATGAACCTGGAGAGGGAGTTCCGCTCGGCCGTGGTGGACTACTTCGTCGAGTCCTACGCCGCCGGCGCAACGCCCAACCCCTGCATAAAGTGCAACGAGGTGATGAAGTTCCGCGTGCTGCTGCGCAAGGCGAGGGCCATGGGTATAGGGTTGCTCGCCACGGGCCACTACGCGAGGATCGCCCCGGGGCCCCGGGGGCCGAGGCTTCTGCGTGGCGTTGACGGGCGCAAGGATCAGTCCTATTTTCTCTTCACCATGACGGCCGATGAGCTTTCGTCGGTGCTCTTTCCCATAGGGGGGATGACAAAGGACGAGGTGAGGGCCGAGGCCCGGCGTCTCGGGCTCGGGACCTCGGAGAAGGCCGAGAGCCAGGAGATATGTTTCATACCCCGCGGCGGCCGCGGCGACTTCCTGGCCGGGAGGATAGGCGGCGGGGGGGGCGAAATCGTGGACACCGCGGGCCGGGTGCTCGGCCGCCACAGGGGCCTGTACCGCTACACCGTGGGCCAGCGCCGGGGTCTCGACCTCCCGGACGGACCTTACTACGTGGTCGAGATCGACAGCGGGGCCGACAGGCTCGTCGTGGGCCGGAGCGAAGAGCTCCTTGCGCGGGGGCTCACGGCCGGACGGGTCAACTGGATAAACGGGGCGGCCGCCGAGGGAGAGCTTACGGCGAAGATACGCTACCGCCACGGGGGCGTCGCCTGCCGGGTGGAAAGACTCGGAGCGGACCGGGTGTCGGTGGATTTCGCCAGGCCCCAGCGGGCGGTCGCGCCGGGACAGGCCGTCGTCTTCTACAGCGGCGACGAGGTGGTCGGAGGCGGATGGATAGAGGAGGCCCTGAGGTGA
- the nifU gene encoding Fe-S cluster assembly scaffold protein NifU translates to MYSEKVMDHFSNPRNVGEIEDPSGTGTVGNPACGDIMKLTIKVEDDVITDVKFKTFGCGAAIATSSMVTELVKGKHLDEAEKISNKTVAEALDGLPPVKQHCSNLAADALHAAIEDYKKRLAAG, encoded by the coding sequence ATGTACAGCGAAAAAGTCATGGACCATTTCTCCAACCCCCGCAACGTGGGGGAGATAGAGGACCCCAGCGGCACGGGCACGGTGGGCAACCCGGCCTGCGGCGACATAATGAAGCTCACCATAAAGGTCGAGGACGACGTAATTACGGACGTTAAGTTCAAGACCTTCGGCTGCGGCGCGGCCATCGCCACAAGCTCCATGGTCACCGAGCTCGTCAAGGGCAAGCACCTCGACGAGGCCGAGAAGATCTCGAACAAGACCGTGGCCGAGGCCCTCGACGGCCTGCCGCCGGTGAAGCAGCACTGCTCTAACCTGGCGGCCGACGCCCTGCACGCCGCAATCGAGGACTACAAAAAACGGCTCGCCGCCGGCTGA
- the nifS gene encoding cysteine desulfurase NifS yields MKKIYFDHNATTPVDEEVFEAMVPYLREEWGNPSSIHWAGRGPRKAVEDAREQVASFLGCTVHEIIFTSSGTEGDNHAIKGAALAKKEKGNHIITTRVEHPAVLNTCRYLEKTGFEVTYLDVDEYGLVSAEDVAGHIRDETVLVSVMLANNETGVIFPVKEIAAEAKKRGVTVHCDAVQGAGKIPVDVRELGVDLLTISGHKLYAPKGVGALYARRGVRLTPLVHGGHHERNRRGGTENVAGIVGLAKACEVASREMETEISRLRALRDRLEKGLMERIPHVKLNGHPERRVPNTTNLSFEFVEGESLLLNLDMHGIAASSGSACTSGSLEPSHVLIAMGLSHELSHGSVRFSLGKSNTDEDVDLLLEVMPPIVERMRSMSPLYSASSGGAARLDLDAGQCGGRDG; encoded by the coding sequence TTGAAAAAGATCTACTTCGATCACAACGCCACCACGCCTGTAGACGAAGAGGTCTTCGAGGCCATGGTCCCCTACCTCCGCGAAGAGTGGGGGAACCCGTCGAGTATCCACTGGGCCGGCCGGGGGCCACGCAAGGCCGTGGAGGACGCCCGCGAGCAGGTCGCCTCCTTCCTGGGCTGCACGGTCCACGAGATCATTTTCACGAGCTCCGGCACCGAGGGCGACAACCACGCCATAAAAGGGGCGGCGCTCGCGAAGAAGGAGAAGGGCAACCACATCATAACGACCAGGGTCGAGCACCCGGCGGTGCTCAACACCTGCAGGTATCTGGAGAAGACGGGCTTCGAGGTCACCTACCTCGACGTCGACGAATACGGTCTCGTCTCGGCCGAGGACGTGGCCGGACATATAAGGGACGAGACCGTGCTCGTCTCCGTCATGCTCGCCAACAATGAAACGGGCGTGATCTTTCCCGTAAAGGAGATAGCGGCCGAGGCGAAGAAGCGGGGCGTGACGGTCCACTGCGACGCCGTGCAGGGGGCGGGCAAGATACCGGTGGACGTAAGGGAGCTGGGCGTGGACCTGCTCACCATATCGGGCCACAAGCTCTACGCCCCCAAGGGAGTGGGGGCGCTCTACGCAAGGCGGGGCGTGCGCCTTACGCCGCTTGTGCACGGCGGCCACCACGAGCGCAACCGCCGCGGCGGCACCGAGAACGTAGCCGGCATCGTGGGGCTCGCCAAGGCCTGCGAGGTGGCCTCGCGCGAGATGGAGACCGAAATCTCGAGGCTTCGCGCCCTGAGAGACAGACTCGAAAAGGGGCTCATGGAGCGCATCCCCCACGTAAAGCTCAACGGACATCCCGAAAGGCGCGTGCCCAACACGACTAACTTGAGCTTCGAGTTCGTCGAGGGCGAGTCCCTTCTTCTCAACCTCGACATGCACGGCATAGCGGCCTCGAGCGGCTCGGCCTGCACCTCCGGCAGCCTCGAGCCCTCGCACGTGCTCATCGCCATGGGCTTAAGCCACGAGCTCTCGCACGGCTCGGTGAGGTTCAGCCTCGGCAAGAGCAACACCGACGAGGACGTGGACCTCCTTCTCGAGGTCATGCCGCCCATAGTCGAGAGGATGCGCTCCATGTCGCCCCTGTACTCGGCCTCCTCGGGAGGAGCCGCGCGCCTCGATCTCGACGCCGGACAGTGCGGCGGCAGGGACGGATGA
- a CDS encoding Rrf2 family transcriptional regulator: MRLSTRGQYAVRAMVYLACHGDGKPVALRDISADEGISLSYLEQLFGKLRKGRVVRSVRGPGGGYVLARPTTEINVAEIITTVEEPLNPVACLDDDSSGCERAKRCSTQRVWKGLGEKIYEFLSSVTIEDLKKQAKAAASDGEAGGGGRAGRGGEDRRSGPERRSC, translated from the coding sequence ATGAGGTTATCGACGAGGGGGCAATACGCCGTGAGGGCCATGGTATATCTGGCCTGTCACGGCGACGGGAAGCCGGTCGCGCTCAGGGACATCTCGGCTGACGAGGGCATATCGCTCTCTTATCTGGAGCAGCTCTTCGGCAAGCTGCGAAAGGGGCGGGTGGTGAGAAGCGTGCGCGGTCCGGGCGGCGGTTACGTGCTGGCAAGGCCCACGACCGAGATAAACGTCGCCGAGATCATAACGACCGTCGAGGAGCCTCTCAATCCCGTTGCCTGTCTCGACGACGACTCCAGCGGCTGCGAGCGGGCGAAACGTTGCAGCACCCAGCGCGTATGGAAGGGTCTGGGCGAGAAGATATACGAGTTCCTCAGTTCCGTCACCATTGAAGACCTGAAAAAGCAAGCAAAGGCCGCGGCCTCCGACGGCGAGGCCGGGGGCGGCGGCCGGGCCGGCAGAGGCGGCGAGGACCGCCGGAGCGGGCCCGAAAGGAGGTCCTGTTGA